Proteins encoded by one window of Esox lucius isolate fEsoLuc1 chromosome 4, fEsoLuc1.pri, whole genome shotgun sequence:
- the LOC105030080 gene encoding uracil phosphoribosyltransferase homolog, with product MPCQNQPLNNLTTGQEHNLTKHVRFAANRNSSGPEVPSAGALDDVRKLCVNVPNGGGLGPEVLNLGPQLRLLPLNNQILELQTIIRDKSTSRGDFVFCADRLIRLVVEEGLNQLPYSECTVTTPTGHLYEGVKFERGNCGVSIMRSGEAMEQGLRDCCRSIRIGKILIQSDEETQKAKVYYAKFPPDISRRKVLLMYPILSSGNTVIEAVKVLIEHGLQPKHIILLSLFSTPHGSKAILQEFPDITLLSTELHPVAPTHFGQKYFGTE from the exons ATGCCTTGCCAAAACCAGCCGTTAAATAACCTTACTACAGGCCAAGAACACAACTTAACGAAGCATGTTCGGTTCGCCGCGAACAGGAACAGTAGCGGTCCGGAGGTACCGAGCGCTGGAGCGCTTGATGACGTTAGGAAACTGTGTGTGAACGTGCCAAATGGGGGTGGGCTCGGACCCGAGGTGTTAAACCTTGGACCTCAACTGAGACTGCTTCCCCTTAACAATCAGATACTAGAATTACAGACCATCATCAGAGACAA GTCAACCAGCAGAGGGGATTTTGTGTTCTGTGCTGACCGCCTG ATCAGACTAGTGGTGGAGGAAGGACTCAACCAGCTGCCCTACTCTGAGTGCACTGTGACCACTCCTACAG GACACTTGTATGAGGGTGTGAAGTTTGAGAGGGGTAACTGTGGCGTCAGCATCATGAGAAGTG GTGAGGCGATGGAGCAGGGCCTGAGGGACTGCTGTAGATCCATCCGCATTGGAAAGATCTTGATCCAGAGTGATGAGGAGACCCAGAAGGCCAAAGTTTACTATGCCAAGTTCCCTCCAGACATCAGTAGAAGGAAGGTCCTCCTAATGTACCCTATCCTGA GTTCGGGGAACACTGTGATTGAGGCGGTGAAGGTGTTGATAGAACACGGCCTCCAGCCCAAACACatcatcctcctctctctcttctccactcCACATG GATCCAAGGCCATCCTCCAGGAGTTCCCAGACATCACCCTGCTCTCCACAGAGCTACACCCCGTGGCCCCAACACACTTTGGACAGAAGTACTTTGGCACAGAATGA